In Anseongella ginsenosidimutans, one genomic interval encodes:
- a CDS encoding 3-keto-disaccharide hydrolase, with translation MKVTRFLLLAVCSLCVAQDRLFAQSTSVSLFDGRTLNGWEVVDPADSKYWKVSDSVITGGDGVTAIPKNTYLRTVKEYEDFEFRCLFRLTGDESTGMINSGIQYRSTDSGTDMIGYQADIGNGYWGDIYDEHRRGKLVGGDLAALRFLLKENGWNSYIVRVKGDLHELYINGIKACEYVEKDPDVPRKGVIAIQLHGGGAAKIELRNPTITEL, from the coding sequence ATGAAAGTTACCCGGTTTCTCCTTTTGGCTGTGTGTTCCCTGTGCGTTGCCCAAGACAGGCTTTTTGCACAAAGCACCAGCGTTTCCCTGTTTGACGGCCGTACACTAAATGGCTGGGAAGTCGTTGACCCGGCTGACAGCAAGTACTGGAAAGTTTCCGACAGCGTCATTACCGGCGGCGACGGCGTAACGGCCATCCCTAAAAACACTTACCTGAGAACCGTCAAAGAATATGAGGACTTTGAATTTCGCTGCCTCTTTCGCCTTACCGGCGATGAATCTACCGGGATGATCAACAGCGGTATCCAATATCGCTCCACCGATTCCGGTACCGATATGATTGGTTACCAGGCCGACATCGGCAACGGCTATTGGGGCGATATTTATGATGAACACCGCCGTGGCAAACTCGTTGGGGGAGACCTGGCCGCCCTTCGCTTCCTGCTGAAGGAAAATGGCTGGAACAGCTATATCGTTCGGGTAAAGGGAGATCTCCATGAGCTGTATATCAATGGCATTAAGGCCTGCGAATACGTAGAAAAGGATCCGGATGTTCCCCGAAAAGGGGTGATCGCCATCCAGCTGCACGGCGGCGGGGCCGCGAAAATTGAATTGCGGAACCCCACCATTACGGAATTATAA
- a CDS encoding glycosyl hydrolase family 95 catalytic domain-containing protein gives MNIKNITAAALLCCISAICQGQRLRLWYEEPARQWEETLPLGNGRLGMMPGGGIAEETIVLNEISLWSGGPQDANNYEARKVLPKIRSLIAAGRNDEAQELINKEFICRGEGSGHGNGANVPFGCYQVLGELHLKFDHGNTDSLPAQNYQRELSLDSAIASCRYRLNGVNYRREYFTAFGGDVAVVRLTADKPGSLNLSVGISRPERAVVTVEGTTLKLSGQLNNGTDGKGMQFLSKIAARLRGGTLSTGKDVLHIKGATEVVLIISAATNFREPAFDEKADSLLRAAMKKPYEVLKQEHITRYRELFTRVSLDLGGKQEADKRSTPERLADFYKDPAADKGLAVLFFQFGRYLTISSTREGLLPPNLQGLWANQVQTPWNGDYHLDVNVQMNHWPVEVCNLSELNLPLAALVKGMVKPGERTAKAYYDAEGWVAHVIANIWGYTAPGEEASWGATTAGSGWLCNNLWEHYAFSGDKQYLECIYPILKGAALFYNSVLVRDPETGWLVTSPSVSPENSFYLPNGNRASICMGPTMDNQIIRELFTNMIRASELLGKDEEFRKVLSQKLEEIPPAGVVGKDGRLMEWLEEYKETDPQHRHISHLYGLYPASLITPEGTPELAEACRKTLEVRGDDGPGWTIAYKMLFWARLHDGNKAYQLFTQLMRPTLKTDMNYGAGGGVYPNLLSAGPPFQIDGNFGGTAGIAEMLIQSHAGYIELLPALPSAWKASGSVKGLKARGNYTVDFSWKEGKVIKYRVSSPLSGEGTGRKVQVKINGRLQEVTAEVLPETSRTAPGSEGKEGTEGRDQIPQQVRLRNEDYIQRNGGLQHVFRRIKKEGKATVAFLGGSITHMKGWRDLVCEQLRKDYPEVEFTFVEAGIPSLGSLPHAFRLQRDVLDKGAPDLLFLESAVNDETNGTPVRTQVRALEGIIRHTREQHPRAGIVLMAFADPGKMENYRAGKVPAEVRVHETVARHYQLPFIDLAKEITDRIDAGEFTWEDDFKDLHPSPFGQQKYFETIYTLLREEMKGGDQPEEALMPATSTPATSTPATATPATATPVTATPVTATPVTATPVTATPVTATPETAMQVPAITMASMPAAIDPFNYSKGHYLDVRRASRLKGFKVIENWTPAASGHPGKTVAAAGTREGFTNVPVLEGTGPGARFRLEFSGPVIGIGLVSGPDAGILKYRIDGKKYEPVDLYTQWSRQLHLPWYLLLADELGPGKHLLEVRISSRHHPASEGRAARLVCFLEN, from the coding sequence ATGAATATCAAAAACATTACGGCAGCGGCTTTATTGTGCTGCATTTCCGCCATCTGCCAGGGGCAGCGGCTGAGGTTGTGGTATGAGGAGCCGGCGCGGCAATGGGAAGAAACGCTGCCGCTGGGTAACGGGCGGCTGGGTATGATGCCCGGCGGCGGTATAGCAGAAGAAACCATTGTACTGAATGAAATAAGCCTGTGGTCGGGCGGGCCCCAGGACGCCAATAATTATGAGGCCCGCAAGGTACTGCCCAAAATCCGTTCACTCATCGCCGCCGGCCGTAATGACGAGGCCCAGGAACTGATTAACAAAGAATTTATTTGCCGCGGCGAAGGGTCGGGGCATGGTAACGGCGCCAATGTGCCTTTTGGCTGTTACCAGGTGCTGGGTGAATTGCACCTGAAGTTTGATCATGGAAATACCGATAGCTTGCCTGCGCAGAACTACCAAAGGGAATTATCCCTGGACAGCGCCATTGCCAGCTGCCGGTACCGTCTGAACGGCGTAAACTACCGGCGCGAATATTTTACCGCCTTCGGCGGCGATGTGGCCGTGGTAAGGTTAACAGCGGACAAGCCGGGAAGCCTGAACCTTAGCGTGGGCATAAGCCGCCCTGAAAGAGCAGTTGTGACCGTTGAAGGAACAACACTGAAATTATCCGGGCAGCTTAATAATGGTACAGACGGCAAAGGCATGCAGTTCCTTTCAAAGATTGCCGCCCGGCTCAGGGGTGGAACGCTTAGCACGGGGAAAGACGTCCTTCATATAAAGGGCGCCACCGAGGTGGTTTTAATTATTTCAGCCGCCACAAATTTCAGAGAACCCGCCTTTGACGAAAAAGCGGATTCCCTTCTCCGGGCCGCCATGAAAAAACCGTACGAGGTTTTGAAGCAGGAACACATTACCCGTTACCGCGAGTTATTCACCAGAGTAAGCCTGGATCTTGGCGGGAAGCAAGAAGCAGACAAGCGCAGCACCCCGGAGCGGTTAGCGGATTTTTATAAAGATCCCGCCGCGGACAAGGGCCTGGCCGTGCTGTTTTTCCAGTTTGGGCGGTACCTGACCATCAGCAGTACCCGCGAGGGCTTGCTGCCGCCGAACCTGCAGGGCTTATGGGCCAACCAGGTGCAGACTCCCTGGAACGGGGATTATCATCTGGACGTGAATGTGCAAATGAATCATTGGCCGGTGGAAGTGTGCAATTTGTCTGAACTGAACCTGCCGTTGGCTGCATTGGTAAAGGGGATGGTGAAGCCCGGTGAAAGGACAGCCAAAGCTTACTATGACGCGGAAGGCTGGGTAGCGCATGTGATTGCCAATATCTGGGGTTATACCGCTCCCGGCGAAGAAGCTTCCTGGGGCGCTACTACGGCCGGATCCGGCTGGCTCTGCAACAACCTTTGGGAACATTATGCTTTCAGCGGGGATAAGCAATACCTGGAATGTATTTACCCCATTTTAAAAGGAGCCGCTTTGTTCTATAACAGCGTGCTGGTAAGGGATCCGGAAACCGGCTGGCTGGTGACCTCGCCTTCGGTTTCGCCTGAAAACTCATTTTACCTGCCTAACGGGAACCGGGCAAGCATCTGCATGGGGCCAACTATGGACAACCAGATCATCCGGGAGCTGTTCACGAATATGATCCGGGCATCGGAACTGCTGGGAAAAGATGAAGAATTCAGGAAGGTACTCTCGCAGAAACTGGAAGAAATCCCCCCGGCCGGTGTTGTCGGCAAAGACGGACGATTGATGGAATGGCTGGAAGAATACAAGGAAACGGACCCGCAACACCGGCATATTTCCCACCTCTATGGCTTGTACCCTGCGTCCCTCATCACTCCGGAAGGAACGCCGGAACTGGCTGAAGCCTGCCGGAAGACGCTGGAAGTGCGGGGAGATGACGGCCCCGGCTGGACCATCGCCTACAAGATGCTCTTTTGGGCAAGGCTGCATGACGGGAACAAGGCTTATCAGCTCTTTACCCAGCTCATGCGCCCTACACTCAAAACGGATATGAATTACGGAGCGGGGGGAGGTGTATACCCCAACCTTTTATCAGCAGGGCCGCCTTTCCAGATAGACGGGAATTTCGGCGGTACCGCCGGCATCGCGGAAATGCTTATTCAGAGCCATGCAGGATATATCGAATTGCTTCCCGCTTTGCCTTCCGCCTGGAAGGCCTCCGGGTCGGTAAAAGGGCTGAAAGCCCGGGGCAATTATACCGTGGACTTTTCATGGAAAGAAGGGAAGGTTATCAAGTACCGCGTAAGCTCGCCGCTGAGCGGAGAAGGCACAGGGCGGAAAGTACAGGTAAAAATAAACGGCAGGCTTCAGGAGGTGACCGCCGAAGTACTGCCCGAAACCAGCCGGACTGCGCCGGGCAGCGAAGGCAAGGAAGGCACAGAAGGCAGGGACCAAATACCACAGCAGGTTCGCCTTCGAAATGAGGATTATATCCAGCGCAATGGCGGATTGCAGCATGTTTTCCGCAGGATAAAAAAAGAAGGGAAGGCTACCGTTGCTTTCCTGGGCGGCTCCATTACCCATATGAAGGGCTGGAGAGACCTTGTGTGCGAACAGCTGCGCAAGGATTATCCCGAAGTGGAATTTACCTTTGTTGAAGCAGGTATTCCTTCGCTGGGAAGCCTTCCCCATGCTTTTCGCCTGCAGCGGGACGTGCTGGACAAAGGCGCCCCGGACCTGCTGTTCCTCGAATCAGCCGTAAATGACGAAACCAACGGAACCCCGGTCAGAACACAAGTACGTGCGCTGGAAGGAATCATTCGTCATACCCGTGAACAGCATCCCCGGGCAGGCATTGTATTGATGGCGTTTGCGGATCCCGGGAAAATGGAAAATTACCGCGCGGGCAAAGTACCAGCCGAAGTAAGGGTGCATGAAACAGTTGCCCGGCATTACCAGCTGCCTTTTATTGACCTGGCTAAGGAAATTACCGACCGGATTGATGCCGGTGAATTTACCTGGGAAGATGATTTTAAGGACCTGCACCCCTCGCCTTTCGGACAGCAAAAGTATTTTGAGACCATTTATACCCTGCTCCGGGAGGAAATGAAGGGCGGAGATCAACCGGAAGAGGCTTTAATGCCGGCCACGTCAACGCCGGCCACGTCAACGCCGGCCACCGCAACTCCGGCCACCGCAACTCCGGTTACTGCGACTCCGGTTACCGCAACTCCGGTTACTGCGACTCCGGTTACCGCAACTCCGGTTACTGCGACTCCGGAGACCGCAATGCAGGTCCCCGCAATAACCATGGCTTCAATGCCCGCCGCCATTGATCCGTTCAATTATAGCAAGGGTCACTACCTGGATGTTCGCCGTGCTTCCCGGCTGAAAGGATTTAAAGTGATTGAAAATTGGACGCCTGCCGCTTCCGGCCATCCCGGAAAAACCGTTGCCGCCGCTGGTACCCGGGAAGGTTTTACAAACGTGCCGGTGCTGGAAGGAACGGGACCCGGCGCACGATTCCGCCTGGAATTCAGCGGGCCTGTGATTGGCATCGGGCTGGTATCCGGACCGGATGCAGGCATTCTGAAATATCGCATCGATGGGAAAAAGTACGAGCCAGTTGATCTTTATACCCAATGGAGCCGGCAACTCCACCTGCCCTGGTACCTGCTGCTGGCGGACGAGCTGGGGCCTGGCAAGCACCTGCTGGAGGTACGTATCAGTTCCCGGCATCACCCCGCGTCGGAAGGAAGAGCAGCCCGCCTAGTCTGCTTCCTGGAAAATTAA
- a CDS encoding GH36-type glycosyl hydrolase domain-containing protein encodes MNVCIKSFLVLSLLLPAAELSAQNAPESAGSEKDMNRLMDEVKNKAEDLVKSGFTAGDGYGEVWIRDFNTFIEVACQVNDRELIRRHLLTFFRFQQEDGQIVDGYIPAGKASAGYEYIYSRLAPEYAGHKNTVETDQESSLVQALARYVRATGDEEILEEEIGGINVETRLEMALDFLFSERFNQEYGLIWGATTADWGDVQPEHPWGVELDSNSHLAIDIYDNAMLLIALQDFLEIALPEGNADAKWLNRKKALEKNIRKHLWDRSRGQFRPHIYLDGSPFPATFDEEAIYYHGGTAVAIEAGLLSRKEVKEAYARMQQNVRESGAASIGLTLYPVYPEGFFLNKSMGPYSYQNGGDWTWFGARMVTQLARYGFLSEAKAALRPMLERVVDNDGFYEWYSRENQPRGSGSFRGSAGVLWTAIKALESKAE; translated from the coding sequence ATGAATGTTTGTATAAAGAGTTTTCTTGTGCTGTCCCTGCTGCTGCCGGCCGCGGAACTTTCGGCGCAAAACGCTCCCGAATCTGCAGGCAGCGAAAAGGACATGAACCGTCTGATGGATGAAGTAAAAAATAAGGCGGAAGACCTTGTCAAAAGCGGCTTTACCGCCGGCGACGGGTACGGGGAAGTATGGATCCGCGATTTCAACACCTTTATTGAAGTTGCCTGCCAGGTAAACGACAGGGAACTGATCAGGCGGCACCTGCTTACTTTCTTCCGGTTCCAGCAGGAAGACGGGCAGATCGTAGACGGTTATATTCCCGCCGGAAAGGCAAGCGCAGGTTATGAATACATTTATTCCAGGCTTGCGCCGGAATACGCCGGGCATAAGAATACCGTGGAAACCGATCAGGAAAGTTCCCTGGTTCAAGCGCTTGCCCGTTACGTCCGCGCAACAGGAGACGAAGAAATACTGGAGGAGGAAATCGGAGGAATCAACGTGGAAACCCGCCTGGAAATGGCCTTGGATTTTCTTTTTTCGGAGCGATTCAACCAGGAATACGGACTCATATGGGGCGCTACCACCGCTGACTGGGGAGACGTCCAGCCCGAACACCCCTGGGGCGTGGAACTGGATAGCAATTCCCATTTGGCCATTGATATTTACGATAACGCGATGCTGCTGATCGCATTACAAGATTTCCTGGAGATCGCTCTGCCGGAGGGGAATGCCGACGCGAAGTGGCTAAACAGGAAAAAGGCGCTGGAGAAAAATATCAGGAAACACCTTTGGGACCGCTCGCGCGGCCAATTCAGGCCCCATATTTACCTGGATGGCTCTCCTTTTCCGGCCACCTTTGATGAGGAGGCAATTTATTATCACGGCGGAACGGCGGTCGCTATAGAAGCCGGCCTTTTGTCCCGGAAAGAGGTGAAGGAAGCCTATGCCAGAATGCAGCAGAACGTCCGGGAAAGTGGTGCAGCCAGTATTGGCCTCACGCTTTACCCGGTGTACCCAGAAGGATTCTTTCTGAACAAGAGCATGGGACCTTATTCTTACCAGAACGGGGGCGACTGGACCTGGTTCGGAGCCAGAATGGTGACCCAGCTGGCCAGGTACGGATTCTTAAGCGAGGCGAAGGCCGCCCTTCGCCCGATGCTGGAAAGAGTGGTCGATAATGACGGCTTCTACGAATGGTATAGCCGGGAAAATCAGCCACGCGGCTCCGGATCATTCAGGGGTTCGGCAGGCGTGCTGTGGACAGCGATAAAAGCACTTGAAAGCAAGGCGGAATAA